The Daucus carota subsp. sativus chromosome 7, DH1 v3.0, whole genome shotgun sequence genome window below encodes:
- the LOC135147892 gene encoding pollen-specific leucine-rich repeat extensin-like protein 2, with product MDLPPVQQPQPQQQQPQPPVSPTATRQPGSSTPKPKRATKSDAAPSTKKTRTSVATQVLKSNSDVPTNSDRVPPASPKSKTARFKRRANKPKRAKVPITEITDFTVEEEQAPSTSLTDISQALMVHPLQAVPISAAAASSTSSEVDEEIICKEQATAEAETTVSDS from the exons atggatttgcccccagtccaacaaccacaaccacaacaacaacagcctcaacctccagtctctcctacagccaCCAGACAACCCGGATCATCTACACCAAAACCAAaaagggctacaaagtctgatgcagccccttccactAAGAAGActagaacctctgttgctacacaagttctgaagtcaaactctgatgtgccaacaaactctgacagagttcctcct GCCAGTCCTAAATCAAAGACAGCTAGATTTAAAagaagggcaaacaagcctaagagggcaaaggtgcccattactgagatcacagattttactgttgaggaagagcaagcaccatccacttcacttactgatatatctcaagctctgatggtgcatccccttcaagctgttccaatctctgctGCTGCAGCatcctctacttcatctgaagtagatgaggaaataatatgcaaggaacaagctacagctgaagctgagacaACAGTGTCTGATTCTTAA
- the LOC108194607 gene encoding cytochrome P450 85A1, with product MEDGEIGAYLLVTGLLIFVYTVLKWNDLRYGGKSLPPGTMGLPFFGQTVEFLKQGPDFMKAQRARYGSMFKTHILGSPTIVCMDAEVNKYILMNESKGFVPGYPKAMHNILGQNNIGAVHGSPHKILRGSLLSLISPIMIKESLLPRIDNVIRYLVDGLNGKTIDIQEKTEEMAYLVSFSQIFCNIEPGTSLYNVLKSEFDKLTLGTLSLPINLPGTNYYKGLMSSKNIMKYVSKIIEGRRVASVPPHKDQLNELLGIIDSKYQLSDEDVINQIFTLLYSGYETVSTTTMMVLKYLHDHPKALQELRDEHFRIREGKKPDEGIDWSEYKSMTFTRAVIFEATRLKTVVNGVLRRTIEDVELNGFVIPKGWKIYVYTREINYDPLLYPEPFTFNPWRWLHDKSLESHKYFLLFGGGTRVCPGKEKALVSISLFLHYFVTSYRWEEVGEQKIMNFPRVQAPNGLKIRISSY from the exons ATGGAAGATGGTGAAATAGGAGCATATTTATTGGTCACTGGGTtgcttatatttgtttatacaGTGTTAAAATGGAACGATTTAAGGTACGGCGGAAAATCATTACCTCCGGGAACAATGGGATTGCCATTTTTTGGCCAGACCGTTGAGTTTCTCAAGCAGGGACCTGATTTTATGAAAGCTCAAAGGGCCAG ATATGGAAGTATGTTCAAAACTCATATACTAGGAAGCCCTACAATTGTGTGCATGGATGCTGAGGTGAACAAGTACATTCTCATGAATGAAAGCAAGGGATTTGTTCCTGGCTATCCCAAGGCTATGCATAATATTCTTGGGCAAAACAATATTGGTGCCGTTCATGGTTCTCCTCACAAAATTTTGAGAGGCTCATTGCTTTCACTCATTTCTCCAATCATGATCAAAGAGTCGCTTTTGCCAAGAATCGACAATGTCATCCGTTACCTTGTCGATGGTTTAAATGGTAAAACTATCGATATTCAGGAGAAAACTGAAGAG ATGGCATACTTGGTATCCTTTAGccaaatattttgtaatattgaaCCAGGTACTTCACTATATAATGTACTCAAGTCAGAGTTTGATAAGTTGACACTTGGAACCTTGTCCTTGCCAATTAACCTTCCTGGTACAAACTACTATAAGGGACTCATG agtagtaaaaatataatgaaatatgtGAGCAAGATCATAGAAGGGAGGAGAGTTGCTTCAGTCCCACCTCACAAGGACCAACTTAATGAGCTTTTAGGGATTATAGACTCTAAATATCAACTTAGTGATGAAGACGTAATTAACCAGATATTCACATTGCTGTACTCAGGATATGAAACTGTCTCGACTACTACAATGATGGTGCTTAAGtatcttcatgatcatccaaaAGCTCTTCAAGAACTCCGT GATGAACATTTTAGGATCCGTGAAGGCAAAAAGCCTGATGAGGGAATTGACTGGAGTGAATACAAGTCCATGACTTTTACGCGTGCT GTGATCTTTGAAGCCACCAGGTTAAAAACTGTTGTCAATGGGGTCTTGAGGAGAACAATAGAAGATGTTGAGCTGAATG GGTTCGTCATTCCTAAGGGTTGGAAAATCTATGTCTACACAAGGGAAATAAACTACGATCCGTTACTCTACCCAGAGCCTTTTACCTTTAATCCCTGGAGATGGCTGCAT GATAAGAGCTTGGAGTCGCACAAGTACTTCTTGTTATTCGGAGGAGGAACTAGGGTCTGCCCTGGGAAAGAGAAGGCTCTTGTTAGCATATCTTTGTTCCTTCACTACTTTGTTACTAGCTACAG ATGGGAAGAAGTTGGAGAACAGAAGATCATGAACTTTCCGAGGGTGCAAGCACCTAATGGACTGAAGATAAGGATTTCTAGTTACTGA
- the LOC135147703 gene encoding cytochrome P450 85A1-like, with translation LSNWYGKTIDIQEKTEEMAYLVSFSQIFCNIEPGTSLYNVLKSEFDKLTLGTLSLPINLPGTNYYKGLMSSKNIMKYVSKIIEGRRVASVPPHKDQLNELLGIIDSKYQLSDEDVINQIFTLLYSGYETVSTTTMMVLKYLHDHPKALQELRDEHFRIREGKKPDEGIDWSEYKSMTFTRAVIFEATRLKTVVNGVLRRTIEDVELNGFVIPKGWKIYVYTREINYDPLLYPEPFTFNPWRWLHDKSLESHKYFLLFGGGTRVCPGKEKALVSISLFLHYFVTSYRWEEVGEQKIMNFPRVQAPNGLKIRISSY, from the exons ctttcgaattggt ATGGTAAAACTATCGATATTCAGGAGAAAACTGAAGAG ATGGCATACTTGGTATCCTTTAGccaaatattttgtaatattgaaCCAGGTACTTCACTATATAATGTACTCAAGTCAGAGTTTGATAAGTTGACACTTGGAACCTTGTCCTTGCCAATTAACCTTCCTGGTACAAACTACTATAAGGGACTCATG agtagtaaaaatataatgaaatatgtGAGCAAGATCATAGAAGGGAGGAGAGTTGCTTCAGTCCCACCTCACAAGGACCAACTTAATGAGCTTTTAGGGATTATAGACTCTAAATATCAACTTAGTGATGAAGACGTAATTAACCAGATATTCACATTGCTGTACTCAGGATATGAAACTGTCTCGACTACTACAATGATGGTGCTTAAGtatcttcatgatcatccaaaAGCTCTTCAAGAACTCCGT GATGAACATTTTAGGATCCGTGAAGGCAAAAAGCCTGATGAGGGAATTGACTGGAGTGAGTACAAGTCCATGACTTTTACGCGTGCT GTGATCTTTGAAGCCACTAGGTTAAAAACTGTTGTCAATGGGGTCTTGAGGAGAACAATAGAAGATGTTGAGCTGAATG GGTTCGTCATTCCTAAGGGTTGGAAAATCTATGTCTACACAAGGGAAATAAACTACGATCCGTTACTCTACCCAGAGCCTTTTACCTTTAATCCCTGGAGATGGCTGCAT GATAAGAGCTTGGAGTCGCACAAGTACTTCTTGTTATTCGGAGGAGGAACTAGGGTCTGCCCTGGGAAAGAGAAGGCTCTTGTTAGCATATCTTTGTTCCTTCACTACTTTGTTACTAGCTACAG ATGGGAAGAAGTTGGAGAACAGAAGATCATGAACTTTCCGAGGGTGCAAGCACCTAATGGACTGAAGATAAGGATTTCTAGTTACTAA